One genomic region from Microbispora sp. ZYX-F-249 encodes:
- a CDS encoding cation:proton antiporter regulatory subunit yields MDVEQTVLPGIGLRHEFTTRSGRRIGVVSHRTGRRDLVIYDPDDPDRACETVKLNDEEADALVELLGAPRIVQRLNALHREVEGLVSVQLPISPGTPYAGRPMGEAQVRTRTGASIVAVVRAGRVFASPAPDFVLATDDVVVVVGSEDSTAAVADIFASG; encoded by the coding sequence GTGGATGTCGAGCAGACGGTGTTGCCGGGGATCGGGTTGCGGCACGAGTTCACCACCCGCTCGGGACGGCGAATAGGAGTCGTCTCCCACCGCACGGGGCGACGCGACCTGGTGATCTACGACCCCGACGATCCCGACAGGGCCTGTGAGACGGTGAAACTCAACGACGAGGAGGCCGACGCGCTCGTCGAACTGCTCGGCGCCCCCCGCATCGTCCAGCGTCTCAACGCACTGCACCGCGAGGTCGAGGGGCTGGTCAGCGTCCAGCTGCCGATCTCGCCGGGCACCCCCTACGCCGGCCGCCCCATGGGCGAGGCCCAGGTGCGCACCCGCACCGGCGCCTCCATCGTGGCCGTGGTCCGCGCCGGACGCGTCTTCGCCAGCCCCGCCCCCGACTTCGTCCTCGCCACGGACGACGTCGTGGTCGTGGTGGGCAGTGAGGACAGCACCGCCGCCGTCGCCGACATCTTCGCCAGCGGCTGA